From the Myxococcales bacterium genome, the window CCGGTACGGTTCGGGCAGCAGGTCGCGGTTCGTGCATTCCATCACCGCCGCCAGGGCCTGGTACTCGATCTCCTCGCCGTAGACGGGCGGGATGAACTGCGCGAAGGCCTGGGCGAAATCGGCGGCGTCCACCGTCTGGCTGCCGCGAATCGCGGCGTGGCGCTTGGCGCGGATGCAAACGGCCTCGAGATCGGCGCCGGAAAGGCGCGGCGATCCGGCGGCCTGGTACGGCTCCTCGACGGATTGCACGTCGGTTTTGATCTTGTTCTTGCGGACGATCACCGCATACAGCGCCTGCCGATCGGCGGCCGACAGCGGGTGAAACAGCGGGACGTGTTCCTCGGCGCGGCCCTGGCGCTTGATGTCCACCGGCAGCAGGTCGGGGCGGGCGGTCATCAAAAACCAGATGACGCGGCCGCGCAGCGTGGTGTCGGCCATGAAGGAGGCGATCGTGCCGAAGATCCGGCTGCTGGTGCCGCTGTCGCCGGAGGCGTCGCGGTCGCCGATCCAGGTGTCGGCCTCGTCGAGGATCACGCCCAGCGGCCCCATGGCGCGGAAGATGCCCAGCAGTTTTTGCAGGTTGGCCTCGGTGACGCCCTGCCACTGGCTGCGGATGTTGAGCAGCTTGACGCAGGGGATGCCGATCTCGCCGGCGAAACAGGTGACCAGAAACGTCTTGCCGGTGCCGACGGGGCCGCAGATCAGGTAGCCCATCGGAATGACGTCGAGCCGGCCGCCCTTGATCATTTTGGCCATGCCGCGCAATTCGGTGACGACGGCGTCGGCGCCGGCGACCAAGTCGAGGTTGAACTTCGGCTCAATGAATTCGAGCAGGCCGTAGCACTCGGCCTCGATCAGTTCCTTCTTGCGCTGCATGAGCGCGCCGAGGTCGAGGCGAACCCGGTGGCGGATAGCGTCGGCCAGCACCTGCTGCACGTGAACCCGCGACAGGCCGCCGGTCAGTTCGGCCATCGCCTCGTGACCGATCGCCGACAGTTCGTCCCAATTTCGCTCGGCGGTCTGTTCGGCGATGAACTCCCGCCGCTCCGCCGCGTCGGGCAGCTCGATCTCGACCGGCACTGAATACGGATTGCGCACGAGATCCTGGTTGAGCCGGGAAAGCTGCTCGGTGATCAGGCAAACAGTGACGTCGGCCTGCAGAAACGACGGGTCGTCGGCCCAGTTGCGAAGGTAGATGAGCGTGGCGCGGTCGCCTTCGGCCAGACCCCCGGCGTCGCTTTGCGGCGCGATCAGTTCGGCGTATTCGACGATCAGCGCCAGGCTTTTGCGCTCGGCCAGGCGGGTGCGAATGTAGCGGTCGATGATCGGAAACAGCTTGTACGGTTCCTTGGGCACCTGCAGGATCAGCGGCTGGCCCGGCGTATTCTGGACGGTCTGGTAGGCCTTCAGAAACGCGGCGAAGTCGTTGGCCGTTTCGTTGTTCGCGTAGGCCAGGCCGGAGGCCCGGTCGTAGTGCAGCACGAAATCGCGTCCGGCGAACAGGCTCTCGGACAGGAACGTCTTCAGGTTGTGAAACTCAGTCCGCGCCTGACGCCGCAGCGGCACCAGGTCGCGGACGTTGCCGTGCAGGATGAACTGGTTGACCGTGTGCGTGGCGTACTTTGCCGCCAGTTCCCCGGCCCAGGCCGGCAACGTTTTCAGGTATTCCGGATCGATCATGGCATCCCCCGTTTCCCGATCCATAACAAAAGATTCGCCGATCGGCAATCAAGGCGCGGGGCCGCAGAAACGGCAACGGGCGACCGCGTCGGGTCGCCCGCTGAAGGCGGTCGCGGCGCGAACGTCGCGCCGGTTATTCGTCGGCCTGTTCGAAGCGCGACAGGCTCATTTCGGCGACGTTGAGCCGGAACGAGTTGTTGAAATCGGCCATCGTCGCGGCGATCACGGCCTTGCGGTTCTCGGTCAGGAATTCCAGCAACTTCGAATTGAATTCCTCGACGCTGCCCAGGGTCAGGCACGACGAGGCGCCCGCGGCGCGCGCCGCGTCGATGTCGATGTCTTTGCGGGCGACGGCCACCACCAGCGGCCCGCCGAGTTTTTTCATCAGCGGGGCGAAGCCGGCGAAGTCCTTCGGTTCGATCGCGTTGCCGCCCAGCAGGAACAGGATCGGTTTGCCGTCGAAGATCGCCAGGAAGTTGGTGATGTTGTTGACGGCTTCGAACTCGTAGACGTCGCCGATGTCGATGCCCATTTTCAGCAGCAGGTCGAGGGCGAAAACCCGCCCGATCCAGCTTTTGCCGAGATAAACGCGCTTGTCCTTCGGCAGGATGAACAGGCGGCGAACGTTTTGCATATCCAGCTCGTCGCCGTTGACGTCGCGCACGCCGGCGGCTTTGAGCGCTTCCAGGCCGGCGCGATCCTTGGCGCGCAGCACCGGTTGGCCGGTATGCTGGCTGTAAACGACGATTTCCTCGGTGAACAGATCGGCTTCGAGCAGCTTATCGATGAAGTATTCGATTTCCTCGGCGTCGTCGCGTTCCTCGAGCCACTGATCGA encodes:
- a CDS encoding ATP-binding protein, whose translation is MIDPEYLKTLPAWAGELAAKYATHTVNQFILHGNVRDLVPLRRQARTEFHNLKTFLSESLFAGRDFVLHYDRASGLAYANNETANDFAAFLKAYQTVQNTPGQPLILQVPKEPYKLFPIIDRYIRTRLAERKSLALIVEYAELIAPQSDAGGLAEGDRATLIYLRNWADDPSFLQADVTVCLITEQLSRLNQDLVRNPYSVPVEIELPDAAERREFIAEQTAERNWDELSAIGHEAMAELTGGLSRVHVQQVLADAIRHRVRLDLGALMQRKKELIEAECYGLLEFIEPKFNLDLVAGADAVVTELRGMAKMIKGGRLDVIPMGYLICGPVGTGKTFLVTCFAGEIGIPCVKLLNIRSQWQGVTEANLQKLLGIFRAMGPLGVILDEADTWIGDRDASGDSGTSSRIFGTIASFMADTTLRGRVIWFLMTARPDLLPVDIKRQGRAEEHVPLFHPLSAADRQALYAVIVRKNKIKTDVQSVEEPYQAAGSPRLSGADLEAVCIRAKRHAAIRGSQTVDAADFAQAFAQFIPPVYGEEIEYQALAAVMECTNRDLLPEPYRSMPRDQVALRLRQLRPLVH